From Microcystis aeruginosa NIES-2549, a single genomic window includes:
- a CDS encoding rubredoxin has protein sequence MSDRPPELTLADQAPANYECRSCGYVYDPSKGDSKTNTPAGTPFEELPETWRCPVCGVRRSQFINIGAKDAPSGFQENLSYGFGVNRLTPAQKNILIFGALALGFVFFISLYGLN, from the coding sequence ATGAGCGATCGCCCACCAGAACTAACCCTAGCCGACCAGGCCCCTGCCAACTACGAATGTCGCTCCTGCGGCTACGTTTACGACCCCAGCAAGGGAGATAGTAAAACCAACACTCCCGCTGGAACCCCCTTCGAGGAATTACCAGAAACGTGGCGCTGTCCCGTGTGTGGTGTGCGTCGTTCCCAATTTATCAACATCGGAGCTAAAGATGCTCCTTCGGGATTCCAAGAAAATCTTAGCTATGGTTTTGGAGTCAACCGTCTCACTCCCGCACAAAAAAATATTTTGATTTTTGGGGCTTTAGCGCTAGGATTTGTTTTCTTTATTAGTTTATATGGTTTAAACTAA
- a CDS encoding nucleotidyltransferase family protein: MTQLTEERKQEIIAEVLAARANREQFLLEMKQRQQAGLKIAQKCASLLKEKYGVTKVVLFGSLLNYEEITPHSDLDLAVWDLPEKDYFKAIAELDNGQDFEVDLVEVQKAHPYILEAIAQGVEL, encoded by the coding sequence ATGACACAGTTAACTGAAGAACGAAAACAAGAGATTATTGCTGAAGTTTTAGCAGCGAGAGCAAACCGCGAACAATTTCTATTAGAGATGAAACAACGGCAACAAGCAGGGTTAAAAATTGCTCAAAAATGTGCTAGTCTCCTTAAAGAGAAGTATGGAGTCACGAAAGTTGTTTTATTTGGTTCATTGTTAAATTATGAAGAAATAACTCCCCATTCTGATCTTGATTTAGCGGTTTGGGATTTACCAGAGAAAGATTATTTTAAGGCGATAGCAGAGTTAGATAATGGACAGGATTTTGAGGTGGATTTAGTAGAAGTTCAAAAGGCTCATCCTTATATTTTAGAAGCAATTGCTCAGGGGGTTGAATTATGA
- a CDS encoding helix-turn-helix domain-containing protein, giving the protein MTQSNPIEITFGSDNIFEDLGFNSEEATNLKIRADLMLTLRSFIQEKRWTQQEAATFFEETQPKISDLMNGEISRFTVDKLLSLLDKTGMKVKLEIFTK; this is encoded by the coding sequence ATGACACAATCTAACCCTATTGAGATCACTTTTGGTAGCGATAACATCTTTGAAGATTTAGGATTTAACAGTGAAGAAGCAACTAACTTAAAAATTAGAGCCGATTTGATGTTAACCTTGCGGTCTTTTATCCAAGAAAAAAGATGGACACAGCAAGAAGCCGCCACTTTTTTCGAGGAAACACAACCGAAAATTAGTGATTTGATGAATGGAGAAATTAGCCGTTTTACTGTTGATAAATTACTCAGTCTTTTAGATAAAACGGGAATGAAAGTTAAACTCGAAATCTTCACCAAGTAA
- a CDS encoding DUF4160 domain-containing protein, with the protein MFYGIIVYRYFIDNKQHHIRHINARYQEDEVIVSIPDGEVLEGSS; encoded by the coding sequence ATGTTCTATGGAATCATCGTTTATAGGTATTTTATAGATAACAAACAACACCATATACGGCACATTAACGCTAGGTATCAAGAGGATGAAGTAATTGTCTCAATCCCTGATGGTGAAGTCCTTGAAGGTTCGAGTTAA
- the psbE gene encoding cytochrome b559 subunit alpha, producing MSGSTGERPFGDIVTSIRYWIIHSITIPMLFIAGWLFVSTGLAYDVFGTPRPDEYYTQERQELPIINDRFEAKNQIEQFNQ from the coding sequence ATGTCAGGTAGTACCGGCGAACGTCCTTTTGGCGATATCGTTACCAGTATTCGTTACTGGATTATCCATAGCATCACCATCCCCATGCTGTTTATCGCAGGTTGGTTATTCGTGAGTACCGGTTTGGCTTACGATGTTTTTGGCACTCCCCGTCCCGATGAGTATTACACTCAAGAGCGTCAAGAATTACCGATCATTAATGATCGCTTTGAGGCCAAAAATCAAATCGAGCAGTTTAATCAGTAG
- a CDS encoding photosystem II reaction center protein J: MFAEGRIPLWLVATIAGLGVIAVLGLFFYGAYAGLGSSM, translated from the coding sequence ATGTTCGCAGAAGGTCGTATTCCTTTGTGGTTAGTCGCCACCATCGCCGGTCTAGGCGTTATCGCTGTGCTTGGTCTTTTCTTCTACGGAGCTTATGCCGGTTTAGGTTCCTCTATGTAA
- a CDS encoding type II toxin-antitoxin system RelE/ParE family toxin: protein MGDKPIYWIGTSREDIRDFPEDAKRKAGFQLRAIQQGEKPNDFKPIPIIGQGTEEIRIWTGETYRIFYVARFKEAIYVLHAFGKKTQKTSKKEIELGQKRYQQMIQFRQQLQEG, encoded by the coding sequence ATGGGAGATAAACCCATTTACTGGATTGGGACTTCAAGGGAAGATATTAGAGATTTTCCTGAAGACGCAAAGCGTAAAGCAGGTTTTCAACTGAGAGCTATTCAACAAGGAGAGAAACCCAATGATTTTAAACCCATTCCCATTATTGGTCAAGGAACAGAAGAAATTAGAATTTGGACAGGAGAAACCTACAGAATCTTTTATGTAGCAAGGTTTAAAGAAGCGATTTATGTCCTTCATGCTTTCGGTAAAAAAACACAGAAAACCTCGAAAAAAGAAATTGAATTGGGACAAAAACGTTATCAACAAATGATTCAATTTAGACAACAATTACAGGAGGGATAA
- a CDS encoding DUF1350 family protein: MNTKFKFIPLSFHWCAIHPQPIGVVYFIGGAFFGTFPNFFYRYLLQEVFEQGYTIVAIPYRFTFDHWSVAINIFKDLEEVRKSLYQEALSLNYTTNIGIYLESPIAQNSYYVWIGHSLGCKYIQLLEILTELDSPDLEDLKKSPILRQCGIQEQAKNIRKSLDGITLADVSLKNQPSIFLAPVIAGIQNAIPIPFLAKLLQYFGLDVRPSVKETKCLISQSSYFQILDIIAFSKDKQASKTVEWFDHIFEAKKRLKALIVLPDRIHLAPLGYQDGDREVAKTVIYALEKLRTKLSMVLFQ, encoded by the coding sequence ATGAATACTAAGTTTAAATTTATCCCCTTAAGTTTCCATTGGTGCGCTATTCACCCTCAACCAATCGGCGTTGTTTATTTTATTGGTGGTGCATTTTTTGGAACTTTTCCTAATTTTTTCTATCGTTACCTTCTTCAAGAAGTGTTTGAACAAGGCTATACGATTGTCGCTATTCCCTATCGTTTCACTTTTGATCATTGGTCTGTAGCGATCAATATTTTTAAAGACTTAGAGGAAGTTAGGAAAAGTCTTTATCAAGAGGCTCTTTCTTTAAACTATACCACTAACATTGGAATCTACTTGGAATCACCAATTGCTCAAAACTCTTATTATGTATGGATAGGACATAGCTTAGGTTGTAAATATATCCAACTTTTGGAAATCTTAACTGAGCTAGATTCTCCCGATTTAGAGGATTTAAAGAAAAGTCCAATTTTAAGGCAATGTGGCATCCAAGAACAAGCAAAAAATATTAGAAAATCCCTGGATGGTATCACTCTAGCAGATGTTTCACTCAAAAACCAGCCATCTATCTTTTTAGCTCCTGTGATTGCAGGAATTCAGAATGCTATCCCCATTCCTTTTTTAGCTAAATTGTTGCAGTATTTCGGTTTAGATGTACGACCTAGTGTAAAAGAGACGAAGTGCTTAATTAGTCAAAGTAGCTATTTTCAAATACTAGATATAATTGCTTTTAGCAAGGATAAACAAGCCAGTAAAACAGTAGAATGGTTCGATCATATATTCGAGGCAAAAAAGCGGTTGAAGGCTTTAATTGTCTTACCTGATCGTATACATCTTGCTCCTCTTGGCTATCAAGACGGTGATCGAGAAGTTGCCAAAACAGTAATTTACGCTCTTGAAAAATTAAGAACGAAACTATCAATGGTTTTGTTTCAATAG
- a CDS encoding photosystem II reaction center protein L, whose protein sequence is MERTPNPNRQAVELNRTSLYLGLLLVAVLGILFSSYFFN, encoded by the coding sequence ATGGAAAGAACACCTAATCCGAATCGGCAAGCCGTCGAGTTAAATCGTACTTCTCTTTATCTAGGTTTACTCCTAGTTGCTGTCTTGGGAATTTTATTTTCCAGCTATTTCTTTAACTAA
- the psbF gene encoding cytochrome b559 subunit beta, with translation MASGNPNQPISYPIFTVRWLAVHTLAVPTVFFIGAIAAMQFIQR, from the coding sequence ATGGCTAGTGGTAATCCCAATCAACCCATTTCTTACCCCATTTTCACCGTTCGCTGGTTGGCAGTTCATACCTTAGCTGTCCCCACTGTCTTCTTTATCGGTGCAATTGCGGCAATGCAGTTTATTCAACGCTAG
- a CDS encoding TOMM precursor leader peptide-binding protein, whose product MFNQLDWNPAYSIETLEPNTVFFLSERESICFQEPLYYRLVRLIDGQRNFDEIIDILQLELLQNQEINPNNPNSLAVIINYSLAIQKAIFQLYKRGFLLEKKELLPSNLAILCHHLQVSQSEAFERLQSLKVTVKSLGSIPQQDLINILNSLQVQVADEGDLTIILTDNYLHPDLESINQQALASHKPWLLVNPLGNLAWIGPLFDPDKTGCWHCLAQRLRDNRPVEEFIIRQRENKISLISPLGFSSATIQTVLNLTAMEVFKWIIQGKNQRLEGMLMTYDTLNLQFQEHILVKRPNCPSCGYSQNKTPLPVVLGHRKKAFTNDGGHRFCSPEETLRTYQHHIGHITGIVRELNKIQGNALVHTYVAKHHFRSVFDDLDSLRQNIGGRSAGKGRTDSQAKASGFCEAIERYSGVFQGNEIREKASYQELGDKAIHPNKCMNFSEKQYQHREEWNANNQGWFQKVPEPFDETRIIDWTPVWSLTAEDFKYLPTVYCYYGYSQSEPLDCWADSNGCAAGNTIEEAILQGFMELLERDCVALWWYNQLVKPSVNLESFNEPYFEQLKQYYEGLNRELWVLDITSDLNIPCFAAISPRKGREVEDILLGYGAHFDPKIAISRALTEVNQILPNVLSFKEDGTTIYPPSADPLAVKWWQTARLSNQSYLVPDSKIIPKKSYDYLQLASDDLLEDVKLCQRIVESKGMEMLVLDQTRADIGLRVAKVIVPGMRHMWKRLGAGRLYDVPVSMGWLKEALTEEELNPFPMWM is encoded by the coding sequence GTGTTTAACCAGCTTGATTGGAATCCTGCCTACTCAATTGAAACCTTAGAACCAAATACGGTATTTTTTCTATCTGAGCGAGAATCTATCTGTTTTCAAGAGCCGCTTTATTATCGTTTAGTAAGATTAATCGATGGTCAACGTAATTTTGATGAAATTATTGATATTCTTCAGTTAGAATTGTTACAAAATCAAGAAATTAATCCCAATAATCCTAATTCGCTTGCAGTTATTATTAATTATAGTCTGGCAATTCAAAAAGCAATTTTTCAGTTATATAAACGAGGGTTTTTATTAGAAAAAAAAGAATTATTGCCGTCTAATTTAGCAATTTTATGCCATCATCTTCAGGTTTCTCAGTCCGAAGCTTTTGAACGATTACAATCTCTGAAGGTTACGGTTAAAAGCCTAGGCTCAATTCCCCAGCAAGATTTGATCAATATTTTAAATTCCTTGCAAGTTCAAGTCGCAGATGAAGGGGATTTAACCATTATTTTAACCGATAATTATCTTCATCCTGATTTAGAGAGTATTAATCAACAAGCTTTAGCCTCGCACAAGCCTTGGTTATTAGTTAATCCCCTGGGAAACCTAGCCTGGATTGGTCCCTTATTTGATCCCGATAAAACTGGTTGTTGGCATTGTTTGGCTCAACGATTACGAGATAATCGTCCCGTGGAGGAATTTATTATTAGACAGAGAGAAAATAAGATTTCTTTAATTTCTCCTTTAGGGTTTTCTTCAGCGACAATACAGACGGTTTTAAATCTGACGGCTATGGAGGTTTTTAAGTGGATTATTCAAGGTAAAAATCAACGTTTAGAAGGAATGCTGATGACTTATGATACTTTAAATTTACAATTTCAAGAGCATATTTTAGTTAAACGTCCGAACTGTCCTAGTTGTGGATATTCTCAGAATAAAACACCTTTACCTGTGGTTTTGGGACATCGGAAAAAGGCGTTTACCAATGATGGGGGACATCGTTTTTGTTCTCCTGAAGAAACCTTAAGAACCTATCAACATCATATCGGTCATATTACGGGAATTGTGCGAGAATTAAATAAGATACAAGGGAATGCTTTAGTTCATACTTATGTAGCTAAACATCATTTTCGCAGTGTCTTTGATGATTTAGACAGTTTACGGCAAAATATTGGAGGTAGAAGTGCGGGAAAAGGCCGTACAGATAGTCAAGCAAAAGCAAGTGGATTTTGTGAAGCTATTGAGCGGTATTCGGGGGTTTTTCAAGGGAATGAAATCAGAGAAAAAGCCAGTTATCAAGAGTTAGGAGATAAAGCTATTCATCCTAACAAATGTATGAATTTTAGTGAAAAACAATATCAACATCGAGAAGAATGGAATGCGAATAATCAAGGATGGTTTCAAAAAGTCCCTGAACCTTTTGATGAAACTAGAATCATTGATTGGACTCCTGTATGGTCTTTAACTGCTGAAGATTTTAAATATTTACCGACGGTATATTGTTATTATGGTTATTCTCAATCTGAACCCTTAGATTGTTGGGCTGATTCTAATGGCTGCGCCGCAGGAAATACGATAGAGGAAGCGATTTTACAAGGGTTTATGGAGTTATTGGAACGAGATTGTGTGGCTTTATGGTGGTATAATCAATTAGTTAAACCTTCCGTTAATTTAGAGAGCTTTAATGAGCCATATTTTGAGCAATTAAAGCAATATTATGAGGGGTTAAATCGGGAGCTATGGGTGTTAGATATTACCAGTGATTTGAATATTCCCTGTTTTGCTGCTATTAGTCCGAGAAAGGGGCGGGAAGTGGAGGATATTTTATTAGGATATGGGGCGCATTTTGACCCGAAAATTGCTATTAGTCGGGCGTTAACGGAGGTTAATCAAATCTTACCGAATGTGTTATCTTTTAAGGAAGATGGGACAACGATTTATCCTCCCTCTGCTGATCCTTTGGCGGTTAAATGGTGGCAAACGGCAAGGTTAAGCAATCAATCTTATTTAGTTCCCGATAGTAAAATAATACCGAAAAAAAGTTATGATTATTTACAATTAGCCAGTGATGATTTATTAGAGGATGTTAAATTGTGTCAGCGAATTGTTGAGTCAAAGGGGATGGAAATGTTAGTATTAGATCAGACTCGTGCTGATATTGGTTTAAGGGTAGCTAAAGTCATTGTCCCCGGAATGCGTCATATGTGGAAGCGTTTAGGGGCAGGAAGATTGTATGATGTTCCTGTTAGCATGGGATGGTTAAAAGAAGCTTTAACCGAAGAAGAATTAAATCCTTTTCCCATGTGGATGTAA
- a CDS encoding GNAT family N-acetyltransferase, translating into MNLTPPEPLASYHSITDFSCGITSLDDWLKRRAYANQASGATRTFVTCVDNRVVGYYAFASGAISIQSANGKFRRNMPNPIPVVILARLAVDTSYQGQGLGCGLFRDGALRVVKAADTIGSRGIIVHAISEEAKNFYLALGFDVSPLEPMTLMITLNDLRACIA; encoded by the coding sequence ATGAATTTGACACCACCTGAACCTCTGGCTAGTTATCACTCAATCACTGATTTTTCCTGCGGAATTACTTCTCTTGATGATTGGTTGAAGCGTCGAGCTTATGCTAATCAAGCCAGTGGTGCAACTAGAACTTTTGTTACCTGCGTTGACAATAGGGTAGTTGGGTATTACGCCTTTGCTTCCGGGGCGATTAGTATACAATCAGCTAATGGTAAATTTCGGCGGAATATGCCTAACCCAATTCCAGTGGTAATTTTGGCACGATTGGCAGTAGATACTTCTTACCAAGGTCAAGGTTTAGGATGCGGTTTATTTCGTGATGGTGCGCTACGGGTTGTTAAAGCGGCTGATACCATTGGTAGTCGGGGAATTATTGTTCATGCTATTTCAGAAGAAGCTAAGAATTTTTATTTGGCTTTAGGTTTTGATGTGTCTCCTCTTGAACCGATGACGTTGATGATTACTCTTAATGATTTACGCGCTTGTATTGCTTAG
- a CDS encoding amidohydrolase family protein: MLNGYKIIDADSHVIEPPAMWGQYLEPKFREFAPSADMKIKGEPISQKISPQVQAEGNKQMMQAHPHAYLNRYNPESHVQAMVQMGVDVAFIYPTYGLWLFAIDSLPAEVMGAFVRAYNRWLSEEFCSYDPARLKGVAAVNQHDPEDMVKELHRMAKLGWKAVFLRPNPVKGRILSDPAYEPFWTACEDLDMAVGIHEGTHSRLPTTGAERFNSRFALHACSHPMEQMMALLALIEGGVLERHRRLRVAFLESGCGWLPYWLWKLDEEYKNLHWEVQGRVKLLPSEYFRRQCYIAVEPSEPCLAQVIDFIGSDNLIFGSDYPHMDHQADGVKKVIGLEDNLSQEIVKKIVWENPQRFYGLAS; the protein is encoded by the coding sequence ATGCTCAACGGGTACAAAATTATTGATGCTGATTCCCACGTCATTGAACCCCCCGCAATGTGGGGACAATACCTAGAACCTAAATTTAGGGAATTTGCTCCTTCTGCTGACATGAAAATCAAAGGAGAACCGATTAGTCAAAAAATCTCCCCACAAGTCCAAGCAGAAGGGAATAAGCAGATGATGCAAGCTCATCCCCACGCTTATCTCAATCGCTATAACCCAGAGTCCCATGTTCAAGCAATGGTACAAATGGGGGTCGATGTGGCTTTTATTTATCCTACTTATGGACTGTGGTTATTTGCCATTGATAGCCTACCCGCCGAAGTGATGGGGGCTTTTGTCCGTGCCTATAATAGATGGTTATCGGAAGAATTTTGTAGCTATGACCCCGCTAGACTGAAAGGAGTCGCTGCAGTCAATCAACACGATCCCGAAGATATGGTCAAAGAGCTACACCGCATGGCAAAGTTGGGCTGGAAGGCGGTTTTTTTGCGCCCTAACCCCGTTAAAGGCAGAATTTTGAGCGATCCAGCCTATGAACCCTTTTGGACGGCCTGCGAGGATTTGGACATGGCTGTAGGAATTCATGAAGGCACTCATAGCCGCTTACCCACCACTGGTGCAGAGCGATTTAATAGTCGGTTTGCGCTTCATGCTTGTTCTCACCCGATGGAACAAATGATGGCACTGTTAGCCTTAATTGAAGGGGGGGTTTTAGAACGTCATCGGAGGCTGAGAGTGGCGTTTCTAGAATCAGGGTGTGGTTGGCTTCCCTATTGGTTATGGAAGCTTGACGAAGAGTATAAAAATTTACATTGGGAAGTCCAAGGTCGGGTAAAATTACTACCATCGGAGTATTTTCGCCGTCAGTGTTACATTGCAGTGGAACCCTCGGAACCCTGTTTGGCTCAGGTCATTGATTTTATCGGTTCTGATAACTTAATCTTCGGGTCTGATTATCCTCACATGGATCATCAGGCTGATGGGGTAAAAAAAGTTATAGGACTTGAAGACAACTTATCTCAGGAGATAGTTAAAAAAATCGTTTGGGAAAATCCTCAACGATTTTATGGTTTAGCATCTTAA
- a CDS encoding DUF1778 domain-containing protein: MSSKTKSKTPRNTLNLRIKPEERNLIDMAAKVQGKNRTDFILEAARNAAEETLLERTIFLASPEAYAEFIALLDAPPQPNERLRKTMQTLAPWEKE, translated from the coding sequence ATGAGTAGTAAAACAAAAAGTAAGACTCCGCGTAATACCCTAAATTTGCGAATTAAGCCAGAAGAACGCAATTTGATCGATATGGCAGCCAAAGTGCAAGGTAAGAATAGAACTGATTTTATTTTGGAAGCCGCGCGGAATGCTGCGGAGGAAACTTTGCTCGAACGTACTATTTTTTTGGCTAGTCCAGAGGCTTATGCAGAATTTATCGCACTTCTAGATGCACCACCTCAACCTAATGAACGTTTACGCAAAACCATGCAGACGCTCGCACCTTGGGAGAAGGAATGA
- a CDS encoding photosynthesis system II assembly factor Ycf48, whose amino-acid sequence MRKLKQFVIVLAVAFFCFSCSNVPSLSSSPWQILTLDTDSTFADIAFTDDPQHGWLVGTKSTLFETTDGGDSWQQKVLNLGDEKVSFSAVSFHDQEGWIVGKPSILLHSEDGGSSWSRIPLSEKLPGSPYGIIALNDKTAEMVTDLGAIYRTKDGGKTWQALVEGAVGVARTIVRSHDGKYVAVSARGNFYSTWEPGSTEWQPHNRLSSRRLQKVGYGEKGELWALARGGQLQFTSPNDLDTWEDKVFPEFSTSWGLLDLNYRTPEEIWVAGGSGNLLVSDDGGQSWQKDRAVESVPSNLYRIVFINSDKGFVLGQDGVLLKYNPPSEPA is encoded by the coding sequence ATGAGAAAACTGAAACAATTCGTAATAGTTCTAGCTGTAGCCTTTTTCTGCTTTAGCTGTAGTAATGTGCCATCCCTGAGCAGTAGTCCTTGGCAAATCCTCACCCTCGACACTGACTCTACTTTTGCCGATATCGCCTTTACCGACGACCCGCAGCACGGTTGGTTAGTGGGGACCAAATCTACCCTCTTTGAAACCACCGATGGAGGGGACAGTTGGCAGCAAAAAGTCCTCAACCTTGGCGACGAAAAAGTTAGCTTTAGCGCCGTCAGTTTCCACGACCAAGAGGGTTGGATTGTCGGTAAACCCTCGATTCTTCTCCATAGCGAAGACGGGGGCAGCAGCTGGTCCCGTATACCCTTAAGTGAAAAATTACCCGGTTCCCCCTACGGAATTATCGCCCTCAACGACAAAACCGCCGAAATGGTCACGGATTTAGGCGCTATCTACCGCACCAAAGACGGAGGCAAAACTTGGCAAGCTTTAGTGGAAGGTGCTGTGGGTGTGGCCCGGACAATTGTTCGTTCCCATGATGGTAAATATGTGGCCGTTTCCGCACGCGGTAACTTTTATTCCACCTGGGAACCGGGGTCAACAGAATGGCAACCCCACAATCGTCTTTCCTCCCGCCGTTTACAAAAAGTCGGTTATGGTGAAAAAGGGGAACTGTGGGCCCTGGCCCGGGGTGGTCAACTACAATTTACTAGCCCTAATGATCTCGATACATGGGAAGATAAGGTATTCCCCGAGTTTTCCACCAGTTGGGGACTTTTGGACCTCAACTACCGCACCCCCGAAGAAATTTGGGTCGCTGGTGGTAGCGGCAATCTCTTGGTCAGTGATGACGGCGGCCAGTCTTGGCAAAAAGATCGCGCGGTGGAAAGTGTCCCCTCCAATCTCTATCGAATTGTTTTTATCAATTCCGACAAGGGTTTTGTCTTGGGACAAGATGGGGTCTTACTGAAATATAATCCCCCCAGCGAACCGGCCTAA